A single region of the Amphiura filiformis chromosome 7, Afil_fr2py, whole genome shotgun sequence genome encodes:
- the LOC140156894 gene encoding uncharacterized protein isoform X1: MLHKLTSDESTVSLRWAQVIEYILNRRTMKAKRVNPFTCKFCTISFISFDRWKTHVDRHLIKYVHAHKSKRCVYCQRSFVEKGVLQRHLNIHKIQNYQCALCHKFLRTQILLTYHIRTHINDRPYWCAYCQKCFAQIEDLIQHINYHLKEKPYQCEYCFKCFSHKGDVKKHIRIHTKEKPYECEHCQKCFAQTSDLKKHIRTHTKEKPFQCEYCHKCFAQNSTLTDHVRVHTKEKPYVCEYCPKCFATRSQLANHIRTHTKEKPYQCEFCQKCFPRSSHLKDHILTHSKEKPFQCEYCQKWFRQSSDVKRHMKTHMEEKPFQCEYCQKYFVQKGDLNKHIRTHTKEKPYQCDYCQKCFGRNNTLRDHMRVHTKEKPYQCEYCQICFAHKCALKRHIKTHTKEKPYPCEFCEKCFSQNSELKRHVKTHTREKSHQCTLCQKWFARNDDLKRHIKIHTNEKPHQCEFCQKCFTTRSQLVIHIRTHTKEKPYQCNYCQKCFAKSGNLKIHSKTHINETFVSVSETFQQKVTSETTVERPPMRNFRPTVTGMMWIKLSLSFAFLRSY; encoded by the coding sequence ATGCTACATAAACTGACGAGTGACGAATCCACAGTGAGTTTGAGGTGGGCACAagtaattgaatacattttgaacaGGAGAACAATGAAAGCCAAACGTGTGAACCCTTTTACTTGTAAATTTTGTACGATCAGCTTTATTTCATTCGACAGATGGAAAACTCATGTTGACAGACATTTGATCAAATATGTACATGCTCATAAAAGCAAAAGGTGTGTCTATTGTCAAAGAAGCTTTGTGGAAAAAGGTGTTCTCCAAAGACATTTGAATATCCATAAGATCCAAAACTACCAGTGTGCATTGTGTCACAAATTCTTAAGAACACAAATTCTACTCACataccacatcagaactcacattAATGACAGACCCTACTGGTGTgcgtattgtcagaaatgttttgcacaaatcGAAGACCTTATCCAACACATCAACTATCACCTCAAAGAAAAACCctatcaatgtgaatattgttttaaatgtttttcacACAAAGGTGATGTCAAAAaacatatcagaattcacaccaaagagaaaccctatgaGTGTGAGCATTGTCAAAAGTGCTTTGCACAAACAAGTGACTTGAAAAAACACATCAGAacacacactaaagagaaaccatttCAATGTGAGTATTGTCACAAATGTTTTGCACAGAACAGCACTCTTACAGACCACGTAAGAGTACATACAAAAGAGAAGCCATACGTGTGTGAGTACTGTCCAAAATGCTTCGCAACACGAAGCCAACTCGCAAATCACAttcgaactcacaccaaagagaaaccttaccaatgtgaattttgtcagaaatgtttcCCAAGAAGTAGCCATCTCAAAGATCACATCTTAACTCACTCCAaggagaaaccctttcagtgtgagtattgtcagaaatggttTAGACAAAGCAGTGATGTCAAAAGACACATGAAAACTCACATggaagagaaaccctttcagtgcgagtattgtcagaagtACTTTGTGCAAAAAGGTGACCTGAataaacacatcagaactcacaccaaggagaaaccttatcaatgtgactattgccagaaatgttttggaCGGAACAATACCCTTAGAGACCACATGAGagtccacaccaaagagaaaccttatcagtgtgaatattgtcagatcTGCTTTGCACATAAGTGTGCCCTCAAAagacacatcaaaactcacacgAAAGAAAAACCATATCCGTGTGAGTTTTGTGAGAAATGCTTCTCACAAAACAGCGAGCTCAAAAGACATGTGAAAACTCATACCAGAGAGAAATCCCATCAGTGTACGCTCTGTCAGAAATGGTTTGCACGAAATGATGATCTCAaacgacacatcaaaattcacacCAATGAAAAACCCCAtcagtgtgagttttgtcagaaatgctttacgaCACGAAGTCAACTTGTTATTCACATCAGgactcacacaaaagagaaaccgtatcagtgtaattattgtcagaaatgctttgcaaaAAGTGGTAATCTTAAAATACACTCTAAAACACACATTAATGAGACATTTGTTTCTGTGTCAGAAACTTTTCAACAAAAAGTCACCTCAGAGACCACAGTAGAACGCCCACCAATGAGAAACTTTAGGCCTACAGTAACTGGTATGATGTGGATAAAGCTGTCTCTGAGCTTTGCCTTCTTGCGGTCATATTGA